In Planctomycetia bacterium, one DNA window encodes the following:
- a CDS encoding DUF503 domain-containing protein gives MVVGVLQLSLAIPGAMSLKDKRRALKSLKDRLAARHNVSVAEVDHLDALRQSVIAVAMVSNDRRFTESCLAKIVDDVQKHRDVVLQDYGIELN, from the coding sequence ATGGTCGTGGGCGTGCTGCAACTTTCGCTGGCGATTCCGGGGGCGATGTCGCTCAAGGACAAGCGCCGCGCCCTCAAGAGCCTGAAGGATCGGCTGGCGGCGCGGCACAACGTCAGCGTGGCCGAGGTGGATCACCTCGACGCGCTGCGTCAGTCGGTGATCGCGGTGGCGATGGTGTCAAACGATCGGCGGTTCACCGAATCGTGCCTGGCAAAGATCGTGGACGACGTGCAGAAGCACCGGGACGTGGTACTTCAGGACTATGGAATCGAATTGAATTGA
- the infB gene encoding translation initiation factor IF-2: protein MAEKKLRIHNLSKELSVSNQAIIDKCRAEGIDVKNHMHVLSAGLAATIREWFSDSAQHTALEEAKPVDLEKVRVRPKRTTKSKKAESGETEGDAAVAIEEAAPSVKPARVKPAAKTEEIAPSAEPKAPAVPILEPASPAAPAPPVAAEAPQEKPPAAEQPAVAAEAPSTTNAVPGKPQPQKAVAGPQNVPMPAKLSGPRIVRIDKPDVIAPPRPALRSPRMGPRPGGPPMMRGPGAPPTNEARPGQPRHVRGKMEAEPTIDEIAEKKVPKRGGIKDHSDEVNEKLREWRDRDLIERRDRLAHASGRGIGGLRADEKAPTRRGGGSQRSTPMARKTAATVSEPIYIKDLSREAGIPVSDLVKKLMNDFGELATINSVIDTERAQLIAAEFGIELTVVKAKTGLERLIEEYSELKRTKLAPRPPVVTVLGHVDHGKTSLLDRIRSANVAAGEAGGITQHIGAYRVKVGDRWVTFLDTPGHTAFTAMRARGTNMTDVVVLVVAADDGVMPTTIEAINHAKAAGTPIVVALNKIDLPHDLNKIYGQLAAEGLSPSEWGGETDVIKTSAISGEGIDDLLSHLATLSEVLDLKADPTLPASGTVIEAQRTEGAGNVARVLVQEGTLKAGDLVVCGSGHGRVRALKDDRGKTIKQAGPSTPVEVMGLSDVPQAGDRLLVVDSAQRAKEIAEETGRLRREAALIRSAKPTNLEAMLAKASEGQIPELRVIIRADVQGSVDVLKKTLSEFPADQVKLTILHAGVGAVTESDVVLAEASNAIIIGFHVVPDAAVTRLAESSGVDIRTYRIIYNVIDDIRKALEGLLTPDEKIESRGRAEVREVFNITRVGRIAGCFVRDGVIQRSHKVRVLRDGVIVKDMGNLDSLKRFKDDVKEVKAGFECGIRVENFDDVKPGDVIEALEVTKVARTL, encoded by the coding sequence TTGGCTGAAAAAAAGTTACGAATTCATAACCTTTCGAAAGAACTGTCGGTGAGCAATCAGGCCATCATCGACAAGTGCCGCGCGGAAGGCATCGACGTCAAGAACCACATGCACGTGCTGTCGGCCGGTCTGGCCGCGACGATCCGTGAGTGGTTCAGCGACAGCGCGCAGCACACGGCGCTGGAAGAAGCCAAACCGGTCGACCTGGAAAAAGTGCGCGTGCGCCCCAAGCGCACGACCAAGTCCAAGAAGGCGGAATCGGGCGAAACCGAAGGCGATGCGGCCGTCGCCATCGAAGAGGCCGCCCCGTCGGTCAAGCCGGCGCGCGTCAAGCCCGCCGCGAAGACCGAAGAAATCGCGCCGTCCGCCGAACCGAAAGCACCCGCGGTGCCGATCCTTGAACCGGCATCGCCTGCTGCCCCCGCTCCGCCAGTCGCCGCCGAAGCGCCGCAGGAGAAACCGCCCGCCGCCGAGCAGCCTGCTGTTGCGGCCGAAGCGCCCTCCACAACCAACGCAGTGCCAGGCAAGCCGCAGCCCCAGAAGGCGGTTGCCGGACCGCAGAATGTCCCGATGCCGGCGAAGCTCTCCGGACCGCGCATCGTGCGCATCGACAAGCCGGACGTGATCGCGCCGCCGCGACCAGCGCTGCGTTCGCCTCGCATGGGTCCGCGCCCCGGTGGCCCGCCGATGATGCGAGGCCCCGGAGCCCCTCCGACCAACGAAGCGCGTCCGGGCCAGCCCCGGCACGTCCGCGGCAAGATGGAAGCCGAACCGACCATCGACGAGATCGCCGAGAAAAAGGTGCCGAAGCGCGGCGGCATCAAGGACCACAGCGACGAAGTCAACGAGAAACTGCGCGAATGGCGCGATCGCGATCTGATCGAGCGGCGCGATCGACTCGCGCATGCATCCGGTCGCGGCATCGGCGGCTTGCGCGCCGACGAAAAGGCGCCGACCCGGCGCGGCGGCGGCAGTCAGCGCTCCACGCCGATGGCACGCAAAACCGCGGCCACGGTCAGCGAACCGATTTACATCAAGGATCTTTCGCGCGAAGCCGGAATTCCCGTCAGCGATCTGGTCAAGAAGCTCATGAACGATTTCGGCGAGCTGGCAACGATCAACAGCGTCATCGACACCGAGCGGGCTCAACTGATCGCCGCCGAATTCGGCATCGAGCTGACCGTCGTCAAAGCCAAGACCGGCCTGGAACGCCTCATCGAAGAGTATTCCGAACTGAAACGCACCAAGCTGGCCCCCCGTCCGCCGGTCGTGACCGTACTGGGCCACGTGGACCACGGCAAGACCAGCCTGCTTGACCGAATCCGCAGCGCGAACGTCGCGGCGGGCGAGGCCGGTGGAATCACCCAGCACATCGGCGCCTACCGCGTGAAGGTCGGCGATCGCTGGGTCACGTTCCTCGACACGCCGGGCCATACGGCCTTCACCGCCATGCGCGCCCGCGGCACCAACATGACCGACGTCGTCGTGCTTGTGGTCGCCGCCGATGACGGCGTCATGCCGACGACGATTGAAGCGATCAACCACGCCAAGGCCGCCGGCACGCCGATCGTCGTTGCGCTGAACAAGATCGATCTGCCACACGACCTCAATAAGATCTACGGCCAGCTTGCCGCCGAGGGGCTCTCGCCCAGCGAGTGGGGCGGCGAGACCGACGTGATCAAGACCTCGGCCATTTCCGGCGAGGGAATCGACGATCTGCTTAGCCACCTTGCGACGCTTAGCGAAGTGCTCGATCTCAAGGCCGACCCGACCCTCCCGGCCTCGGGCACGGTGATCGAAGCGCAGCGGACCGAAGGCGCGGGCAACGTCGCGCGCGTCCTCGTGCAGGAAGGCACGCTGAAGGCGGGCGATCTCGTCGTCTGCGGCAGCGGCCACGGCCGCGTGCGCGCGCTGAAGGACGATCGCGGCAAAACCATCAAACAGGCCGGTCCGTCGACGCCGGTCGAAGTCATGGGGCTATCCGATGTTCCGCAGGCCGGTGACCGCTTGCTCGTGGTCGACAGCGCGCAGCGCGCGAAGGAGATCGCCGAGGAGACCGGCCGCCTGCGACGCGAGGCCGCTTTGATTCGCTCGGCCAAGCCGACCAATCTCGAAGCCATGCTGGCCAAGGCGAGCGAGGGGCAGATTCCCGAGCTGCGCGTCATCATTCGCGCCGACGTGCAAGGCAGCGTCGACGTGCTGAAGAAGACGCTGTCCGAGTTCCCGGCCGATCAGGTCAAGCTGACCATTCTGCACGCCGGCGTCGGCGCCGTAACCGAGAGCGACGTGGTGCTGGCCGAGGCGAGCAACGCCATCATCATCGGCTTCCACGTCGTGCCCGATGCCGCGGTAACGCGCCTGGCCGAGTCGAGCGGCGTGGACATCCGCACCTATCGTATCATTTACAACGTCATCGACGACATCCGCAAGGCGCTCGAGGGGCTGCTGACGCCCGACGAGAAGATCGAGTCGCGCGGCCGCGCCGAGGTGCGCGAAGTGTTCAACATTACGCGTGTGGGGCGCATCGCAGGCTGCTTCGTGCGCGACGGCGTGATCCAGCGGTCGCACAAGGTGCGCGTGCTGCGCGACGGCGTGATCGTGAAAGACATGGGCAATCTCGATTCGCTCAAGCGGTTCAAGGATGACGTGAAGGAAGTGAAAGCCGGCTTCGAGTGCGGCATACGTGTCGAGAACTTCGACGACGTAAAGCCCGGCGACGTGATCGAGGCACTGGAAGTCACCAAGGTGGCGCGAACCTTGTAA
- a CDS encoding Mov34/MPN/PAD-1 family protein yields the protein MNLTASTLAELCDHAAAEYPRECCGMIHQSGRVRPCRNIDPRPDRFEFSADDVLVLFESQSTADPITTIYHSHPDAPAISSLADLSGARAIGEPLLMRLTWLIIECRRGCPVRWVSYLCHSRAAARFDQAGFAIRLGPPAVGTTAVFHKEMGVEIQRANRFNASHAG from the coding sequence ATGAATCTCACCGCTTCCACCCTGGCCGAACTTTGCGATCACGCTGCCGCGGAATATCCGCGCGAATGCTGCGGTATGATTCACCAATCCGGGCGTGTGCGGCCCTGCCGAAACATCGACCCGCGGCCCGACCGCTTCGAGTTCTCCGCCGACGATGTCCTTGTTCTGTTTGAATCGCAATCCACCGCGGACCCCATCACGACCATCTACCATTCGCACCCCGACGCCCCGGCAATCTCCAGCCTTGCCGATCTCTCCGGCGCACGGGCGATCGGCGAGCCGCTTTTGATGAGGCTGACCTGGCTGATCATCGAATGTCGACGCGGTTGCCCGGTGCGATGGGTGTCATATTTATGTCACTCCCGCGCTGCCGCGCGCTTCGATCAAGCCGGGTTCGCCATCCGGCTGGGTCCGCCGGCTGTAGGAACTACAGCAGTTTTTCACAAGGAAATGGGGGTGGAAATCCAACGTGCCAACCGATTCAACGCCTCGCACGCTGGTTAG
- the rbfA gene encoding 30S ribosome-binding factor RbfA — MVSDCIANRLSDPRIQRFTSVTRVELSPDLRIASVHVSVMGTAAEARTTMQGLESARGLVQTRLAKQLDMRQCPLIRFILDEGLKKAADLIRQIDETMAQDAAARRMSGGGDEEPDDLDFPDEIDPLDESDRDDRGAEAPGDDPR; from the coding sequence GTGGTCAGCGATTGCATCGCCAATCGGCTGTCCGACCCGCGCATACAGCGCTTCACCAGCGTGACGCGCGTCGAGCTTTCGCCCGATCTGCGCATCGCCTCGGTGCATGTCAGCGTCATGGGCACCGCCGCCGAAGCACGAACGACCATGCAAGGCCTGGAGAGCGCTCGCGGCCTGGTGCAGACGCGCCTGGCGAAGCAGCTCGACATGCGCCAGTGTCCGCTGATCCGATTCATTCTCGACGAAGGCCTGAAGAAAGCCGCCGACCTGATTCGACAGATCGACGAAACGATGGCTCAAGATGCCGCGGCACGCAGGATGAGCGGCGGCGGCGACGAGGAGCCGGACGATCTCGACTTCCCCGACGAAATCGACCCTTTGGATGAAAGCGACCGCGACGACCGCGGCGCAGAAGCCCCCGGAGACGATCCTCGATGA
- a CDS encoding HU family DNA-binding protein encodes MFQQIVRCALARRTQFDGLSCRHVCRCFAMNTITKKDLIDRLADKTGQKRVVVKRIIQGFLDDIIDELGRGNRLEFRDFGVFESKVRAARTAQNPKTLERVEVPQKRTVKFKVGRVMKMKLGMDHDGSGNSRPSPTPSST; translated from the coding sequence ATGTTTCAGCAGATTGTGCGTTGCGCTCTGGCGAGACGCACGCAGTTTGATGGTCTCTCGTGTCGCCACGTTTGCAGGTGCTTTGCCATGAACACGATCACCAAGAAGGACCTGATTGACCGACTTGCGGATAAGACCGGCCAGAAGCGTGTCGTGGTGAAGCGCATTATTCAGGGCTTTCTGGATGACATCATCGATGAGCTGGGTCGCGGCAACCGCTTGGAATTCCGTGACTTCGGCGTGTTTGAGAGCAAGGTCCGTGCGGCACGCACCGCCCAGAATCCCAAGACGCTCGAGCGCGTCGAGGTTCCACAGAAGCGAACCGTAAAGTTCAAGGTCGGCCGCGTCATGAAGATGAAACTCGGCATGGATCATGATGGAAGCGGAAATTCCCGCCCGTCGCCCACTCCGTCGAGCACCTGA
- a CDS encoding tetratricopeptide repeat protein — protein MYTVFCESLRGNASWAMFIGLILSAGCAAPSAPPPVGISSSAPDEPANDAAPQRADRARTPLSDIRPIPDFPAPAADGAAAPSPADRAAVERELARAKRLFGEQLWSDAQEAAARAAALDPVNIDARVLLARAAIQLGDTAKARTALEEAQRRSPRNASVQYWLGELAWQEQNAPVAIAHFRLALRAASDPAVEPCLVLTYLSLAQALQREGYLTASAQQWQAYLDAVKAPSPAARALPELQQVIPLYRGKAAAQLGDLYTQLEEPAQAVEAYRLAIAEQPNESSYRAAFALALARAGRAEEALAAVRTATAAPNDAAATIKLLEQICDALKQPDRFASELVALAEASDDPALRLRTVETLKEANQPEAAARLLEAYIATNPDDAKQLELARLWGRSKKPDLALEALGRLLAARAAAYRDAVVLLHEWGEGAESRAWIDAARRRIALPHDGDKNVSLEKFVLGVLLEGAKQIELAGEQFQSAAAAAAPFAPAWVMLARQAADQENWPAVLDAIAKAVAAGCEDSLALTLKGRAHEALDEMEAAEAALMDAFGKDTKNSEPLRVLADAAEHRGEARRCEQLCRRIVEDVDPRDATAREKLIRLYVNAGRIDDAQQHFSDFERLGQSGAAVDRCKALLDFVTSRSASGQRRLGNYRRALRKLLEKYPGDADTRVDLALSHLAEGDYESAEKELRAALDQAPSDRRALQMLATAQSRQLEFDGAEQTVRQLLKRRPRDLGYHQQLAELLVDQDRYDDAAEILEKLLARDDLKASRPLYTARLLDVLLAGKRFDRAIEVARRWLDEEPTDTTRRQAYLVTLNRAKRHDDAIAAVEGWLKAEPTSDTLRAVYLDQLRQAHRIDEGLTRVLDWLAEEPDDPGLNQSLVRLLWAARDWDSAIEVATTAAEHPPHRARFEAMLGTTYQLARRYDDAIAFYRRRIDRDEGEAAYRELILILMVAERFSEAEKTINFRLSALQQLRDTGEENVDGPMLWLRNRLAQVYQQTGRPTQAIQQLEMIHRDLPTDAGINNDLGYTYADLGLKLDKAERMIRLALAEQPRNAAYLDSLGWVFYKRGDFTRAVSFIQRAVRLQEDDPDPILYDHLADALYRAGQPDEARINWQRALSIRGEGDLADREDQTDGATSQPATQPAPQPADDAADSETDRPPTAEERRVLDRIREKLRQLDAGQTVDTAPVGEKEAAE, from the coding sequence ATGTACACGGTCTTTTGCGAGTCCCTGCGCGGCAACGCGTCGTGGGCGATGTTCATCGGACTCATCCTTTCGGCTGGTTGCGCCGCGCCGTCTGCTCCGCCGCCCGTTGGCATTTCTTCGAGCGCGCCGGACGAACCGGCGAACGACGCCGCGCCCCAGCGAGCAGACCGCGCTCGTACCCCTCTGTCCGACATTCGGCCGATTCCCGATTTTCCGGCCCCTGCCGCCGACGGCGCCGCAGCGCCATCGCCGGCCGATCGAGCCGCGGTCGAGCGCGAGTTGGCCCGCGCGAAGCGCCTGTTCGGCGAACAGCTCTGGTCCGACGCGCAAGAGGCCGCGGCGCGCGCCGCCGCTCTTGATCCGGTCAACATCGACGCGCGCGTGCTATTGGCCCGCGCCGCCATTCAACTGGGCGACACCGCCAAGGCGCGAACTGCACTCGAGGAAGCGCAGCGCCGTAGCCCACGAAACGCCTCCGTGCAATACTGGCTAGGCGAACTGGCCTGGCAGGAACAGAACGCCCCGGTCGCCATCGCGCACTTTCGACTCGCGCTTCGCGCGGCGAGCGATCCGGCCGTCGAGCCGTGCCTCGTGCTGACCTACTTGTCGTTGGCGCAGGCCCTCCAGCGCGAGGGCTACCTCACGGCTTCGGCCCAGCAGTGGCAAGCTTACCTCGACGCAGTCAAGGCTCCCTCGCCCGCGGCGCGCGCCCTGCCCGAATTGCAACAAGTCATCCCCCTCTATCGCGGCAAGGCCGCCGCGCAGCTCGGTGATCTCTACACGCAATTGGAAGAACCCGCCCAGGCCGTGGAAGCCTATCGCCTCGCGATTGCGGAACAGCCGAACGAATCGTCGTATCGCGCGGCCTTCGCGCTGGCGCTCGCTCGAGCGGGCCGCGCGGAGGAAGCGCTCGCTGCCGTGCGCACGGCGACGGCCGCTCCGAACGACGCCGCTGCAACAATCAAGCTCCTTGAACAAATTTGCGATGCGCTCAAACAGCCGGATCGATTCGCATCGGAGCTGGTGGCGCTGGCCGAAGCAAGCGACGACCCCGCGCTGCGCCTGCGAACCGTGGAGACGCTCAAGGAGGCAAATCAGCCTGAAGCCGCCGCGCGCCTGCTGGAAGCCTACATCGCCACGAATCCCGACGACGCGAAGCAGCTCGAGTTGGCGCGCCTGTGGGGCCGATCGAAGAAGCCGGACCTGGCCCTGGAGGCGCTGGGCCGATTGCTCGCGGCGCGTGCCGCGGCCTACCGCGACGCGGTGGTCCTGCTTCACGAATGGGGCGAGGGCGCAGAGTCGCGCGCGTGGATCGACGCCGCGCGCCGGCGCATCGCCTTGCCACACGACGGTGACAAAAATGTGTCACTTGAAAAATTCGTGCTCGGCGTGCTGCTGGAAGGCGCCAAGCAGATCGAGCTTGCCGGCGAACAGTTCCAATCCGCCGCCGCCGCCGCCGCGCCGTTCGCACCCGCCTGGGTCATGCTCGCGCGGCAGGCGGCCGATCAGGAGAACTGGCCCGCCGTGCTCGACGCGATCGCCAAGGCCGTCGCCGCCGGTTGCGAGGACTCCCTCGCGCTCACCCTCAAAGGCCGTGCGCACGAAGCCCTCGACGAGATGGAAGCCGCCGAAGCCGCCCTGATGGACGCCTTCGGAAAAGACACGAAAAACTCGGAACCGCTTCGCGTGCTGGCCGACGCCGCCGAACATCGCGGCGAAGCCAGGCGTTGCGAGCAGTTGTGCCGTCGCATCGTGGAAGACGTGGATCCGCGTGACGCCACCGCGCGAGAAAAACTCATCCGCCTGTACGTCAATGCCGGCCGCATCGACGACGCCCAGCAGCACTTCTCCGATTTCGAGCGGCTTGGCCAGTCGGGCGCGGCCGTCGATCGCTGCAAGGCCCTGCTGGATTTCGTCACCAGTCGATCCGCCTCCGGACAACGCCGACTTGGCAACTACCGCCGCGCGCTGCGCAAGCTGCTGGAAAAATATCCCGGCGACGCCGATACGCGCGTTGATCTCGCCTTGAGCCATCTGGCGGAGGGCGACTACGAATCCGCCGAGAAGGAACTTCGCGCGGCGCTCGACCAGGCGCCGTCGGATCGGCGGGCTCTTCAGATGCTCGCCACGGCCCAATCGCGCCAGTTGGAGTTTGACGGCGCCGAGCAAACCGTCCGCCAATTGCTCAAACGCCGCCCGCGCGATCTGGGCTATCACCAGCAACTGGCCGAGCTGCTCGTCGATCAGGATCGCTATGACGACGCAGCCGAAATCCTCGAAAAACTGCTCGCGCGAGACGATCTCAAGGCCTCGCGCCCGCTCTATACCGCGCGGCTGCTGGATGTGCTCCTCGCCGGCAAGAGATTCGACCGCGCCATCGAGGTCGCCCGCCGCTGGCTCGACGAAGAGCCGACGGATACGACCCGCCGACAGGCCTACCTTGTCACGCTCAACCGCGCCAAGCGACACGATGACGCCATCGCCGCGGTCGAAGGCTGGCTCAAGGCCGAGCCGACCAGCGACACGCTCCGCGCCGTGTATCTCGATCAACTGCGCCAGGCGCACCGCATTGATGAGGGCCTGACGCGCGTGCTCGACTGGCTCGCCGAAGAGCCTGATGACCCCGGATTGAACCAATCGCTTGTGCGGCTCCTCTGGGCGGCGCGCGACTGGGACAGCGCGATCGAAGTCGCCACGACCGCCGCCGAACACCCGCCCCACCGCGCGCGCTTCGAGGCCATGCTCGGCACGACCTATCAACTCGCGCGCCGCTACGACGACGCCATCGCCTTCTACCGCCGCCGCATCGACCGCGACGAGGGCGAGGCCGCCTATCGCGAACTCATTCTCATCCTTATGGTTGCCGAGCGCTTCAGCGAAGCGGAGAAGACCATCAACTTCCGTCTGTCGGCCCTTCAGCAACTCCGCGACACCGGAGAGGAAAACGTCGACGGCCCCATGCTCTGGCTGCGAAACCGCCTCGCACAGGTCTATCAGCAAACAGGGCGGCCCACGCAGGCCATCCAGCAACTGGAGATGATCCACCGCGACCTGCCGACCGATGCCGGCATCAACAACGACCTGGGCTACACCTACGCCGATCTCGGCCTCAAGCTCGACAAGGCCGAGCGCATGATCCGTCTCGCCCTCGCCGAGCAGCCGCGCAACGCCGCCTACCTCGACAGCCTCGGCTGGGTGTTCTACAAGCGTGGAGATTTTACCCGCGCCGTGTCGTTCATCCAGCGCGCCGTGCGGTTGCAGGAAGACGATCCCGACCCGATTCTCTACGACCATCTCGCCGACGCGCTCTACCGCGCCGGCCAACCCGACGAAGCACGAATCAACTGGCAGCGCGCCTTGTCGATTCGCGGCGAAGGCGACTTGGCCGACCGCGAGGATCAAACCGACGGCGCAACATCGCAACCGGCGACCCAGCCGGCCCCTCAACCTGCTGATGACGCCGCCGATTCGGAGACGGACCGTCCGCCGACAGCCGAAGAGCGCCGGGTGCTGGATCGCATCCGCGAAAAGCTTCGCCAACTCGATGCGGGACAGACTGTTGACACCGCGCCCGTCGGGGAAAAAGAGGCCGCGGAGTAG
- a CDS encoding ferrous iron transport protein A, whose amino-acid sequence MVAQTFRSLADLLPGESGHIARVEGVPEVRMRLLEMGLTRGTAVRLVRVAPLGDPIELDVRGYRLSVRKGEARSVSLGNE is encoded by the coding sequence ATGGTAGCCCAAACGTTTCGAAGCCTGGCCGATCTGCTCCCCGGCGAGTCCGGTCATATTGCTCGCGTGGAAGGCGTACCCGAAGTTCGCATGCGGTTGCTCGAGATGGGGCTGACGCGCGGCACGGCGGTGCGTCTGGTGCGCGTCGCGCCGCTGGGCGATCCCATCGAGCTGGATGTGCGTGGTTATCGATTGAGCGTCCGCAAGGGCGAGGCCCGGAGCGTCAGTCTCGGGAACGAGTAA
- the feoB gene encoding ferrous iron transport protein B, with the protein MTSDGSFDAVPIRIAVAGNPNSGKTTVFNNLTGLRAKVGNYPGVTVEKREGFLRGTPHSLLDLPGTYSLSARSPDEELARDVLLGRVPGTTRPDAVLLVIDASNLERNLYLASQVLEFGMPVVIACNMMDAAAARGQFIDCAALSRELGVPVIGTVAATGEGLDAVRDALLRARSLPPPPPRSWKLPEPMEEAARDAAAVMEASGVVPARSVRGGAVLWLMDYLAGDAASRRSAERFLTRLQPAHAKALRGAADRLLEAMADSAAAAVEARYEWISGVAARVVRQRSPQDRHDFGPTSAREPTETLTDRIDRILTHRVLGLGFFAGVMFLLFLSIFSWAEPLMGLIEAGQGALAAFVTDRMTDGPLRSLLTDGVIAGVGAVVIFFPQICILFFCLALLEDSGYMARAAFLMDRLMSRVGLHGKSFIPLLSSYACAIPGIMATRTIEDRRDRFTTILIAPLMSCSARLPVYIILIAAVFGDRIWLKAGVMFGLYALGTVTAMLLALLFKKTLFAGPRPAFILELPSYHVPRVGALLRSTWDRSKLFLTNAGTVIFCVSVIVWALSYFPHYAESELPPDARTRIAAASDNAAREQILAAEQLKASYIGHLGHLIEPAIAPLGYDWRLGIGLLSSFMAREVFVSVMGITFAVGESDESSVDLRRQLQAAAWPDGRLVLTAPAGVGLMVFYVFACQCISTLAVVKKETQSWRWPIFMFAYMSVLAYAAALAVYQIGSRL; encoded by the coding sequence ATGACGTCTGACGGGTCATTCGATGCGGTGCCGATTCGCATCGCGGTGGCGGGCAATCCCAATTCCGGAAAAACGACAGTCTTCAATAATCTGACGGGGCTGCGCGCCAAAGTCGGCAACTACCCCGGCGTCACGGTCGAGAAGCGCGAAGGCTTTCTGCGCGGCACGCCGCATTCCCTGCTTGACTTGCCCGGAACGTACAGCCTCTCGGCGCGGTCGCCCGACGAGGAACTTGCGCGCGATGTGCTGCTGGGCCGCGTGCCCGGCACGACGCGCCCCGACGCGGTGCTGCTGGTCATCGACGCGTCGAATCTCGAGCGGAATCTCTATCTTGCCTCGCAGGTGCTTGAGTTCGGCATGCCCGTGGTCATCGCGTGCAACATGATGGATGCGGCGGCCGCGCGCGGACAGTTCATTGATTGCGCCGCTTTGTCGCGCGAGTTGGGCGTGCCGGTGATCGGTACCGTCGCCGCGACGGGAGAAGGATTGGACGCCGTGCGTGATGCGTTGCTGCGTGCGAGATCGCTGCCGCCGCCACCGCCGCGCTCGTGGAAGCTGCCCGAGCCGATGGAAGAAGCAGCGCGTGACGCGGCGGCCGTCATGGAAGCGTCGGGCGTGGTTCCGGCGCGATCGGTCCGAGGCGGGGCGGTGCTCTGGTTGATGGATTACCTCGCGGGCGACGCGGCCAGCCGTCGATCGGCCGAACGATTCCTGACGCGGTTGCAACCGGCGCATGCGAAGGCGTTGCGCGGCGCGGCAGATCGATTGCTGGAGGCCATGGCGGATTCGGCGGCGGCCGCGGTGGAGGCGCGCTACGAGTGGATCTCCGGCGTGGCGGCGCGCGTGGTGCGGCAGCGATCGCCGCAAGACCGGCACGATTTCGGGCCGACATCCGCGCGAGAACCGACGGAGACGCTTACCGACCGGATCGATCGCATCCTGACGCACCGCGTGCTGGGGCTGGGCTTCTTCGCAGGCGTGATGTTTTTGCTCTTTTTGTCTATTTTCTCGTGGGCCGAGCCGCTGATGGGTTTGATCGAGGCCGGACAGGGGGCGCTGGCGGCGTTTGTCACGGACCGCATGACAGACGGACCGCTTCGCTCGCTGCTGACCGACGGCGTGATCGCCGGCGTCGGCGCGGTCGTGATCTTCTTCCCGCAGATCTGCATTCTCTTTTTCTGCCTCGCACTGCTGGAAGACAGCGGCTACATGGCCCGCGCCGCGTTTCTCATGGACCGCCTCATGAGCCGCGTCGGCCTGCACGGCAAGAGCTTCATCCCCCTGCTGTCGAGCTACGCCTGCGCCATCCCCGGCATCATGGCGACGCGCACCATCGAAGACCGACGCGACCGGTTCACGACGATCCTCATTGCACCGCTCATGAGCTGCTCCGCGCGGCTGCCGGTTTACATCATTCTCATCGCCGCGGTTTTCGGCGATCGCATCTGGCTCAAGGCCGGCGTCATGTTCGGGCTGTACGCCCTCGGCACGGTCACGGCGATGCTGCTGGCGCTGCTGTTCAAGAAGACGCTCTTCGCCGGTCCGCGGCCCGCGTTCATCCTCGAACTGCCCAGTTACCACGTGCCGCGCGTGGGAGCGCTGCTTCGCTCGACATGGGACCGCAGCAAGTTGTTCCTCACCAACGCCGGCACGGTCATCTTCTGTGTCTCGGTCATCGTCTGGGCGTTGAGTTACTTCCCGCACTACGCGGAGAGCGAGTTGCCGCCGGACGCGCGGACGCGCATCGCCGCCGCGTCGGACAACGCTGCGCGCGAGCAGATCCTTGCCGCCGAACAACTCAAGGCCAGCTACATCGGGCATCTGGGTCATCTCATCGAGCCGGCCATCGCGCCGCTGGGCTACGACTGGCGACTGGGCATCGGTTTGCTGTCCTCGTTCATGGCGCGCGAGGTGTTCGTCAGCGTGATGGGCATCACGTTCGCCGTCGGCGAGAGCGATGAGTCGTCGGTCGATCTGCGGCGACAGTTGCAGGCGGCGGCCTGGCCCGATGGGCGGCTGGTGCTGACCGCTCCGGCCGGCGTGGGGCTGATGGTGTTTTATGTCTTCGCGTGCCAGTGCATCAGCACGCTGGCGGTGGTCAAGAAAGAGACGCAGTCGTGGCGCTGGCCGATCTTTATGTTTGCCTACATGTCGGTGCTGGCGTACGCGGCGGCGCTGGCGGTTTATCAAATCGGTTCGCGGCTGTAA